The nucleotide sequence AGATGATCGGCGTGCAGGGCACGCCGGCGATCGTCCTTGCCGACGGCCAGATCATTCCGGGCTATCAGCCGGCGCCGCAGTTGGCGGAGCTTGCTCTGCAGGCCAAGTAATACCGCGGGCGTCATCCACAGGCGCCCGGTTGAACTGTCTCGCTCCTCGCGGTCAATGTCTGAAGACACGCGAGGGGTGATCATGAAACTCGAAGGTTCCTGCCACTGCAAGGCCGTACGATTCTCGCTGGAGTCGGCTGAGCCTTATCCTTTTATGCGCTGCTACTGCTCCATTTGCCGCAAGACGGCCGGTGGCGGCGGCTATGCGATCAACCTCGGCGGTGACTACCGCACGCTGGCGGTCGAAGGGCGGGAGCATCTGAGCGTCTATCGCGCCCGTATGGCCGACCCGGAAACCGGCGAGGTCAACGTCAGCGAAGGGCAGCGCCATTTCTGCAAACACTGCGGTAGTGCGCTCTGGCTCTGGGACCCCAGTTGGCCGGATCTGGTCCACCCTCACGCTTCGGCCATCGATACCGAGCTGCCGGTGCCGCCCGAACATACGCATCTGATGCTCGACTCCAAGGCAAGTTGGGTCGAGCGGCAGGTTCAGGATGGCGATAAATGCTTTGCTGAATATCCGGACGAGTCTCTGGCGCAGTGGCATCAGCGCTTGGGTTTGGGCGGGGCGCAAAGCTAAGTCCGAACCGAAGCTTCACTCGCAACTCACTGGCTCGGAGGCTGAACTTGCCGCCGGCAAAAATGATGACAATGGCCGAATAAAATCGTCCCTACAGTTCGGCACGGCGGGGATAAAACGGCCCTGCCGTACGCCCAGCCGATTTGACTAAATCCCGTGCGCTTCGTAATGTGCGACTCTTTTGTTCGGCCGCTGCGTAGGGCCGTTCGCAGGTATGGGGAGTGCAGCTTGAAACCGGTGAAAGTTGGCATCTGTGGGCTGGGTACCGTCGGTGGCGGAACCTTCAATGTGCTGCAACGCAATGCCGAGGAAATTGCCCGTCGCATCGGGCGTGGTATCGAAGTCGTGCAGATCGCGACTCGTCAACCAAACCCACGTTGTGACACCGGTAGCATCACCATTACCGACGACGTTTTCGCCGTTGTCAGCAACCCCGATATCGATATTGTCGTCGAGCTGATCGGTGGCTATACCCTGGCGCTGGAGCTGGTGCTCAAGGCCATCGAGAACGGTAAGCACGTGGTCACCGCCAACAAGGCGCTGATCGCCGTGCACGGTAACGAAATCTTCGCCCGGGCCCGTGAAAAAGGCGTCATCGTCGCCTTCGAGGCCTCGGTTGCAGGCGGCATTCCGGTGATCAAGGCTATCCGTGAAGGCCTGGCGGGCAACCGTATCAACTGGCTGGCCGGCATCATCAACGGCACTGGCAACTTCATCCTCACCGAGATGCGCGAGAAGGGTCGCACCTTTGAGGACGTGCTCAAAGAAGCCCAGGAGCTGGGTTATGCCGAGGCCGATCCGACCTTCGACGTCGAAGGCATCGATGCTGCGCACAAACTGACCATCCTTGCGTCCATTGCATTTGGCATCCCGCTGCAGTTCGACAAGGCCTACACCGAAGGCATTTCCCAACTGACCACGGCGGATGTGAATTACGCCGAGGCGCTGGGTTATCGCATCAAGCACCTGGGTGTGGCGCGCCGCACCGAAGCAGGTATCGAGCTGCGTGTGCATCCGACGCTGATCCCCGCCGACCGTCTGATCGCCAACGTCAATGGCGTGATGAACGCGGTGATGGTCAATGGCGATGCCGTGGGCAGCACCCTTTATTACGGCGCCGGCGCCGGCATGGAGCCGACCGCATCGGCAGTGGTTGCCGACCTGGTTGATGTGGCACGCGCGCTGAGCGCCGACCCGAGCAATCACGTACCGCCTTTGGCCTTCCAGCACGACGCGCTGTCAGCTCATCCGATCCTGCCGGTGAGCGACTGCGAGAGCGCCTACTATCTGCGTATCCAGGCCAAGGATCATCCCGGCGTGCTGGCTCAGGTCGCGACCATTCTTTCCCAGCATGGCATCAATATAGAGTCGATCATGCAGAAGGAAGCCGAAGAGCATGACGGCCTGGTGCCGGTCATTCTGGTTACGCATCGGGTGGTGGAAGAGCGTATCGACAACGCCATCTCCGCGCTGGAAACCTTGGATGACGTGATCGGCAAGGTCGTACGGATTCGTGTGGAACAGCTGAATTAACTTGGAGTCGCGAGCCCTGGCGAATCGCTCGGCTTGCGGCTCAAACCGAAGGTTTGAACAAATGCGCTATATCAGCACCCGTGGCCAGGCACCGGCCCTGAATTTCGAAGACGTGCTGCTGGCTGGCCTGGCCAGCGACGGCGGCCTGTATGTGCCGGAAAACCTGCCGCGCTTTACCATCGAGGAAATCGCCTCCTGGGCCGGCCTGCCGTATCACGAGCTGGCATTCAAGGTCATGCGCCCCTTCGTGGCCGGCAGCATTCCCGATGCCGACTTCAAGCAGATTCTCGAAGAAACCTACGGCGTTTTCGCCCATAGCGCGGTCGCGCCCCTGCGTCAGCTGGACGGCAACGAGTGGGTGATGGAGCTGTTCCACGGCCCGACCCTGGCCTTCAAGGATTTCGCCCTGCAGCTGCTGGGTCGCCTGCTTGACTATGTGCTGGCCAAGCGCGGCGAGCGTGTGGTGATCATCGGTGCCACTTCCGGTGATACAGGCTCGGCGGCCATCGAAGGCTGCCGCCGCTGCGAGAATGTCGACATCTTCATTCTGCATCCGCACCAGCGCGTGTCCGAGGTGCAGCGCCGCCAGATGACCACCATCTTCGGCGACAACATCCATAACATCGCCATCGAAGGTAACTTCGATGACTGCCAGGAGATGGTCAAGGACAGCTTCGCTGACCAGGGCTTCCTCAAGGGCACCCGTCTGGTGGCGGTGAACTCGATCAACTGGGCGCGGATCATGGCCCAGATCGTTTACTACTTCCATGCGGCGCTGCAGCTGGGCGGCCCGGCGCGTTCGGTGGCGTTCTCGGTCCCGACCGGCAACTTCGGCGATATCTTCGCCGGCTACCTGGCGCGCAACATGGGCCTGCCGATCAGTCAGCTGGTGGTCGCCACCAACCGTAACGACATTCTGCACCGCTTTATGAGCGGCAATCGTTACGATAAGGACACCCTGCATCCGTCGCTTTCGCCATCCATGGACATCATGGTGTCGTCCAACTTCGAGCGTCTGCTGTTCGATCTGCATGGCCGCAACGGCGCTGCCGTGGCTGAGCTGATGAACTCGTTCAAGGCCACCGGCAAGCTGTCGGTCGAGGAGGGGCGCTGGACCGAGGCGCGCAAGCTGTTCGATTCCCTGGCCGTGGATGACGAGCAGACCTGCAAGACCATCGCCGATGTATTCGCCGCCACCGGTGAGGTGCTCGACCCGCATACCGCGATTGGCGTGCATGCCGCTCGTGAATGCCGCCGCAGCCTCTCGACACCCATGGTGACCCTGGGCACTGCACACCCGGTGAAATTCCCCGAAGCGGTGGAGAAGGCCGGTGTTGGTCGCGCCTTGGAGCTGCCGGCGCACCTGGCTGATCTGTTCGAGCGTCCGGAGCGCTGCACAGTGTTGGCCAACGATCTGAAGGCCGTGCAGGCTTTCGTCAGCGAACATGGGAACCGCGGCAAGCCGCTGTAAGCCGGCGTTGATGCAAAAAGGCCAGTCGAGAGACTGGCCTTTTTATTTGTGCTGGGTTTTTGCTCGGATGACCGATTTACCGCGTGGGGCATGGTGGATGTGGAAAGCGACATCCACCCTACGCGCCGGCAGTTGCTACTCGTCGAACTCTTCCCAGCCGCCCATTTCCTTCCAGCGGTTGACGATGCCGCAGAACAGCTCGGCGGTTTTTTCCGTGTCGTAGCGGGCCGAGTGAGCTTCGCGTCCATCGAAGTCGATGCCGGCCGCCTGACAGGCCTTGGCCAGTACGGTCTGGCCGTAGGCGAGGCCGGCGAGGGTCGCCGTATCGAAGCTGGAGAAGGGGTGGAAGGGATTGCGCTTGATATCGCAGCGGGCAATTGCCGCGTTGAGAAAGCCCAGGTCGAAGCTGCTGTTGTGCCCGACCAGAATGGCGCGCTTGCAGCCTGCGGATTTCACCGCCTTGCGTACGCCACGGGTGATGTCGCCCATCGCCTGGGCTTCAGGGACGGCCATGCGCAGCGGGTGGTCCAGCTTGATGCCGGTGAACTCCAGCGCGGCGGCTTCGATATTGGCGCCGGGGAAGGGCTCCACACGATAGAACAGGGTGTCCTGCGGATAGAGCAGGCCCTGTTCATCCATGCCGATGGTTACCGCGGCGATTTCCAGCAGGGCATCGGTGGCGCAGTTGAAACCGCCGCACTCGACGTCGACCACTACCGGCAGGAAGCCGCGGAAGCGGCGTGCCATGGGTGAGCGGGGTTTGCCGGAAAGGCTGTTGTCCTGTTCGTCGTCGAACGACTCCTCGCTCATGCGTGCGTCTCCAGTCGCCATTGCAGGGTTTCGCCGGCGCGCAGGGGCACCAGATTGTGTTCGCCGAAGGGCAGGTGGCTGGGCACGCTCCAGGGTTCGCGTACCAGGGTGATCTGCTCGGTGTTGCGTGGCAGGCCGTAGAAGTCTGCGCCGAAGTGGCTGGCAAAGGCTTCCAGACGATCCAGGGCGTTGCGCTGCTCAAAGGCCTCGGCATACAGCTCGATGGCTGCATAGGCGGTGTAGCAGCCGGCGCAACCGCAGGCGTTTTCCTTGGCGTGCTGGGCGTGGGGTGCCGAGTCGGTGCCGAGGAAGAAGCTCGGGTTGCCGTTGGTGGCGGCGTCCAGCAAGGCTTCCTGGTGGACGTTGCGCTTGAGGATCGGCAGGCAGAAGAAATGCGGACGGATGCCGCCCACCAGCATGTGGTTTCGGTTGTAGAGCAGGTGATGCGCGGTGATGGTCGCGCCCACGTTACTGCTGGCAGCCTCGACGAACTGCACAGCGTCGCGGGTGGTGATGTGCTCGAAAACGACTTTCAGCGCCGGGAAGCGCTCGGTGATCCGGCTCAGCTGCTCGTCAATGAAGTATTTCTCGCGATCGAAGATATCGATCTCCGCGCGGGTCACCTCGCCGTGTACCAGCAGCGGCAGGCCAACCTCAGCCATGGTTTCCAGCACCGGGAAGATGTTGTCGATCTTCGTCACGCCGGAGGCCGAGTTGGTGGTGGCGCCGGCCGGATAGAGTTTGGCTGCGAAAACCAGGCCGCTGTCCTTGGCTGCGCGAATCTCTTCGGGCTGCGTGCCATCGGTGAGGTAGAGCACCATCAGCGGCTCGAAGGCATTGCCTGCGGGGCGGGCAGCGATGATCCGCTGGCGATACTCGTTCGCTTCGGCGGCATTGCGCACCGGCGGCACCAGGTTAGGCATGACGATTGCGCGGGCGAACTGGCGCGCGGCGTCTGCAACGGTGTGGGCCAGTGCCGCGCCATCGCGCAGGTGGATATGCCAGTCGTCGGGACGAAGGAGGGTAATGCGATCGGACATGCGGGTTTCCAAGCGGATCAAACGTGCTGGAATGCTACCGGAAAATCCGCCAGCCTGCCTTAAAGCTCAAGCCTGGCAGGCAGCTATAAGCCGCCGCGGACGGTGCGACGGAAAAGACCGGCGGGTTCGGTGCAGGGAAGTCACTGCGCGGGACAATCGCGCTGGGGGTCGCGTGCCCACTGTCGGGCGGTTTCGGCAATGCGATCGGCCAGTGTGCTGATTGCCCGCTGGTGTGCCAGCACCAGACTGTCCACCTCGTTGCCGGCCTGCTCGTGGATCACGCTGGCGCAGGTCAGCGCACGTTGCTGCTGATTGCGCCCGCTGAGCTCCAGACTCCAGACGACGTCCAGCGCGGCGTGGTGACCGGGCAGCGAATCGAAACGCCGTACGTCGGTGCGCAGGCTGAGCAGAGGCTTATCGGACTTTCCAGGTAGACCGGCCAGATCCCGCACGCCAAGGCGCTGTTCCAGTTCGATCGCCAAGGCGTCATGAAACTCATCGGCTGGCGGCGAGGCCCAGAGCGCGGTTTCCAGAATCGCCAGGCGGCCGTCGCTCTGGCGCACCACCAGGCTGGGCTGGTCGACCTGTACCGGTATGCGCACTGGCAGCACCTGCAGCTGGAAATCTACCGGACTTCCCGCCGTGGCTTGCGGCTGCGTGGCGATTAGCGTGTGGTAATTGGTCGGGGCCGAGCTGCAGGCGCTCAGCACGAGCGCCCCGGCAAGCATCAGCAAAGAAGGGCGCAGGGTCATGGTTGGGGCTCCGAATTGAGTTCGCGAGAGGTGGCTTGGCCCTTGAAGCTGGCGGGCGCATCGGCGCCGTCCCGGCCGCGAATCAAGGATTCAGGATGGCGGCTGAGGTAATCGGATAGCACTCGCACCGAGCGCACGGCGCGCTGGACTTCGCCAAGCGTGTCGCCCAGTTGCTGGCGCTGCGGCGAGCCATCGGCCAGCGCCTGATTGGCGTTCTCAAGGGTCTGCTCCGATCGCTCCAGGGTGCGCTGCAGTTGCGGAAGTACGTCGCCGTTGACCTGCTTGAGCGTCTGGCGCAATTCATCAAGGCTGCCGTTCAGGTTGTCAGCCAGGGAGTCGATCGGCAGCTTGCCGAGTTTGTCGACGATGGCCTGCAGCTGTTCCTGCAGCTTGTCGAAGCTGCCGGCGATGGTCGGGATCGTCATTGGGCGAGCATGCTGATCGAAGGCTACCTCGGGGGCGCGCGGGTCGAAATCCAGCGAGATGTACAGCTGGCCGGTCAGCAGGTTGCCGGTTCTCGCCTGCGCTCGCAGGCCACGCTCGACGAACATCTGCATCAGTCGAGCGGCGTGCTCTTCGGAATCGCCGCCCAGAGCCTGGGACAGTTTGTCGTGTGCGGCGCCCAGACGGTTGGGGTAGATCAGTGCGCCGACCACCACGGGAAAGCGCTGGGTCTGTTCGTCATAGTCGAGCTTGACCGATACCACGCGACCGATGGGTACGCCGAGAAACTCCACAGGCGCATCGCTGTTCAAGCCGCGCAGGGGCTGATCAAAGCGCATTTGCACATAACGCGGCGGGCCGTCGGACGGCGCCATGGCCTTGCGTATGTCGGGGAACAGGGTGAACTCGTGGTCCTGCTCGGCGAGCTTGGCGTCGGGGCTGTAATTTGGGGCACGAAAGGCGATGCCGCCGGCCAGGATCGCCGAGACCGATTCGGCGTTGACGGTGAGGCCGTCGGCAGCAACCGAGACGTCGATGCCGCTGGCGTTCCAGAAGCGCGTGTCGTCGGTGACGAACTTGTCGTAAGGGGCGTTTACGAAGATCTGTACCTGGACGCCTTTGCCGTCGTCTGCCAGGCCGAGCGAAATCACCTGGCCGACCTGAAGGCGGCGAAAGTACACCGGCGAACCAATGCCCAGGGAGCCCAGGTCATCGGTGTTGAGGGTGAACTGCTTGCCTTTGGCGCCAAAGGTCACGGGCGGCGGTGCTTCCAGGCCGACAAACTTGCGCCGGGTTTCCTCGGCGCGCCCGGCGTCCGCACCGATGAAGGCCCCGGACAGCAGCGTGTCGACGCCGGATACACCGCTGGCGCCGATGCGCGGGCGTACCACCCAGAACTTGGTGTCTTCGCGAGTGAAGGGCTCGGCGTTCTGATCCAGCTCAATGGTGGCGATAACGCGGGTGTGATCCTCGCTGAGACCGATGTCAGTCACCTGGCCGATGACCACGTTCTTGTACTTGACCTGGGTCTTGTTGGCTTCCAGGCCCTCGGCGGTCTCGAAGCTCACGGTGATCTGCGGGCCGGCCGACAGCCAGTTCTGCACGATCATCGAAAAGCCCACCAAGGCAGCGGCGATGGGGACCAGCCAGACCAGCGAGACGCGCACGCGCCGCTGTCTCACCTCGGGAGTGCCGGCAGATGTTTCGGGGCTGTACGGGTTATCTGACATCGTCGTTCTCTGCATCCCAGGTCAGTCGCGGATCGAAACTCATCGAGGCTAGCATCGTCAGCACCACCACCAGGCCGAAGAATAGAATGCCCAGGCGCGGCTCGATGGTGCTCAATGCACGGAACTGCACCAGTGCCGCCACCAGGGCCACCACCAGTACATCAAGCATCGACCAGTAGCCGATGGTTTCGATAAAACGATACAGCTGCGCACGTTCGCGCATGGCCCAGCGGCTGCGGCGCTGAGCGCAGATCAGCAGCAGCCCGAGGACGAAGAATTTCATGCAGGGCACCACTACGCTGGCGATGAAGATCAACAGCGCAATGTCCCAGGCACCTTCCTTCCAGAACTCGACCACACCGCTCAGGATAGTGTTCTCGCTGCCGCTGCCGAACATGTCGGTGTACATCACCGGCAGCGTGTTGGCCGGTAGATATAAAATCAGCGCAGCGATCAGCAAGGCCCAGGTGCGGGCGATGCTGTTCGGTTTGCGCTGGTGGAGCGGGGCTTCGCAGCGTGGGCAATCGCGGTCCGTCAGGCGGCAGGTGAGGCCGCAATCGTGGCATAGCTGCAGCCCCAGCTCTGAGGCATAAGGTGGCTGGCTCATCGCGGCTTCACCCCCAGGTCGTCCCACAGATCGCGTACATCGCGCCCGGCGATCAGCAGAATCAGAATGGTGAGTATGGCCATGGCCCAAAGGCCGATGCCTGGATGCACGTCGAGCATGCCGGCGAGTTTGATGATGGCGACCAGAATGCCCAGCAGGCAGACCTCCAGCATGCTCCAGGGACGCAGGTGCTCCAAGGCACGCATACAGGTGCGAAAGCCCGGCGCGATCCGGCCGCTGCGCGCATGCACCAGCACCCAGGCCAGCAGGATGATCTGCAGGCCCGGCGCAAAGATGATGCTGAGCCCGGCGACCAGTGCAATCGGGGTTATCCGCCCGTAGGCCAAGGCTTCGACGGTGCCCCACAGCGTCGCCTCGTTGCTTAGCCCCTGCAGGCCTATCTGCATGATGGGGAAGGCATTGGCGAACAGGAACAGGATCGCGGCGGCCAGAGTCAGCGCCAGCAGCTGGTCGCTGTTCAGATGACGGCCTCGCTCCAGCAGCGCGCCGCAGCGCAGGCAGTGGGCGCTCTGTCGGCGTGCCAGGGCAAGGCGTCGATATACCGAGTCGCAGTGCTCACAGATGATCAGCGACTGCTCGTTCGGCGTGACGGGCACTGACGAGCCGGTATCGGCGGTTGGCCGTAATGGAGTGCCGGGGTTCAAGGCATCCACTCGATGGGGAGAGTCGACATGAACGACACGCTGGTCCTTTTCCTGAAGCTGGTTCGTGGCTTGGTATCAGGGCGTACCAGCCGGTCTTCCCGCTGGTCTGGTCCTTGGCATTCGCCGGATTGGGTAAACACCATTTCATAAGCCTTCTCGGGAACGCTGTTCGATCGCGGCCGCCATGTTTGGACTTTCAATCATTAGGCCCGGTTCGGTTGTGAGAGTCGCAGCCGGCGATGTAAATGCTAGCGCAGATCGCTCAATGGCTGCCGCATGGTGACACTCAACAGGGCCATGATGAGGCAGGCATCGGACTTCCTGCACTCAAGTTTTTCCGGCCTGGCCCGATAGCCCGTTAGACCGCTTTGCTCCTGGAGTTCACCGTGCGCCTGCGCCCTTTAATCCTGGCTTGCCTACTGGCTTCGCCGGCCAATGCCCTGACTTTCCAGACGCGTCTGGAGCGGGTGGAGTGGCAGGTCGAAGGTGATCAGTTCGAGTGCAGGCTGGTGCAGCCCATTGCCGGTTTTGGCCGTGGCGAGTTTGTGCGCCGCGCCGGTGAAGAACCGATTTTCCGCCTCAACTCGCCAGAGCGCTGGTTGGGCGCCGGTTCAGCGACACTGCTGGCAGCCGCGGCACCCTGGCAGCCGGCGCGCAGCGATATC is from Pseudomonas saudiphocaensis and encodes:
- a CDS encoding GFA family protein, with translation MKLEGSCHCKAVRFSLESAEPYPFMRCYCSICRKTAGGGGYAINLGGDYRTLAVEGREHLSVYRARMADPETGEVNVSEGQRHFCKHCGSALWLWDPSWPDLVHPHASAIDTELPVPPEHTHLMLDSKASWVERQVQDGDKCFAEYPDESLAQWHQRLGLGGAQS
- a CDS encoding homoserine dehydrogenase, which encodes MKPVKVGICGLGTVGGGTFNVLQRNAEEIARRIGRGIEVVQIATRQPNPRCDTGSITITDDVFAVVSNPDIDIVVELIGGYTLALELVLKAIENGKHVVTANKALIAVHGNEIFARAREKGVIVAFEASVAGGIPVIKAIREGLAGNRINWLAGIINGTGNFILTEMREKGRTFEDVLKEAQELGYAEADPTFDVEGIDAAHKLTILASIAFGIPLQFDKAYTEGISQLTTADVNYAEALGYRIKHLGVARRTEAGIELRVHPTLIPADRLIANVNGVMNAVMVNGDAVGSTLYYGAGAGMEPTASAVVADLVDVARALSADPSNHVPPLAFQHDALSAHPILPVSDCESAYYLRIQAKDHPGVLAQVATILSQHGINIESIMQKEAEEHDGLVPVILVTHRVVEERIDNAISALETLDDVIGKVVRIRVEQLN
- the thrC gene encoding threonine synthase, with product MRYISTRGQAPALNFEDVLLAGLASDGGLYVPENLPRFTIEEIASWAGLPYHELAFKVMRPFVAGSIPDADFKQILEETYGVFAHSAVAPLRQLDGNEWVMELFHGPTLAFKDFALQLLGRLLDYVLAKRGERVVIIGATSGDTGSAAIEGCRRCENVDIFILHPHQRVSEVQRRQMTTIFGDNIHNIAIEGNFDDCQEMVKDSFADQGFLKGTRLVAVNSINWARIMAQIVYYFHAALQLGGPARSVAFSVPTGNFGDIFAGYLARNMGLPISQLVVATNRNDILHRFMSGNRYDKDTLHPSLSPSMDIMVSSNFERLLFDLHGRNGAAVAELMNSFKATGKLSVEEGRWTEARKLFDSLAVDDEQTCKTIADVFAATGEVLDPHTAIGVHAARECRRSLSTPMVTLGTAHPVKFPEAVEKAGVGRALELPAHLADLFERPERCTVLANDLKAVQAFVSEHGNRGKPL
- the rnt gene encoding ribonuclease T produces the protein MSEESFDDEQDNSLSGKPRSPMARRFRGFLPVVVDVECGGFNCATDALLEIAAVTIGMDEQGLLYPQDTLFYRVEPFPGANIEAAALEFTGIKLDHPLRMAVPEAQAMGDITRGVRKAVKSAGCKRAILVGHNSSFDLGFLNAAIARCDIKRNPFHPFSSFDTATLAGLAYGQTVLAKACQAAGIDFDGREAHSARYDTEKTAELFCGIVNRWKEMGGWEEFDE
- the pyrC gene encoding dihydroorotase — its product is MSDRITLLRPDDWHIHLRDGAALAHTVADAARQFARAIVMPNLVPPVRNAAEANEYRQRIIAARPAGNAFEPLMVLYLTDGTQPEEIRAAKDSGLVFAAKLYPAGATTNSASGVTKIDNIFPVLETMAEVGLPLLVHGEVTRAEIDIFDREKYFIDEQLSRITERFPALKVVFEHITTRDAVQFVEAASSNVGATITAHHLLYNRNHMLVGGIRPHFFCLPILKRNVHQEALLDAATNGNPSFFLGTDSAPHAQHAKENACGCAGCYTAYAAIELYAEAFEQRNALDRLEAFASHFGADFYGLPRNTEQITLVREPWSVPSHLPFGEHNLVPLRAGETLQWRLETHA
- a CDS encoding membrane integrity-associated transporter subunit PqiC, which gives rise to MTLRPSLLMLAGALVLSACSSAPTNYHTLIATQPQATAGSPVDFQLQVLPVRIPVQVDQPSLVVRQSDGRLAILETALWASPPADEFHDALAIELEQRLGVRDLAGLPGKSDKPLLSLRTDVRRFDSLPGHHAALDVVWSLELSGRNQQQRALTCASVIHEQAGNEVDSLVLAHQRAISTLADRIAETARQWARDPQRDCPAQ
- a CDS encoding intermembrane transport protein PqiB; translated protein: MSDNPYSPETSAGTPEVRQRRVRVSLVWLVPIAAALVGFSMIVQNWLSAGPQITVSFETAEGLEANKTQVKYKNVVIGQVTDIGLSEDHTRVIATIELDQNAEPFTREDTKFWVVRPRIGASGVSGVDTLLSGAFIGADAGRAEETRRKFVGLEAPPPVTFGAKGKQFTLNTDDLGSLGIGSPVYFRRLQVGQVISLGLADDGKGVQVQIFVNAPYDKFVTDDTRFWNASGIDVSVAADGLTVNAESVSAILAGGIAFRAPNYSPDAKLAEQDHEFTLFPDIRKAMAPSDGPPRYVQMRFDQPLRGLNSDAPVEFLGVPIGRVVSVKLDYDEQTQRFPVVVGALIYPNRLGAAHDKLSQALGGDSEEHAARLMQMFVERGLRAQARTGNLLTGQLYISLDFDPRAPEVAFDQHARPMTIPTIAGSFDKLQEQLQAIVDKLGKLPIDSLADNLNGSLDELRQTLKQVNGDVLPQLQRTLERSEQTLENANQALADGSPQRQQLGDTLGEVQRAVRSVRVLSDYLSRHPESLIRGRDGADAPASFKGQATSRELNSEPQP
- a CDS encoding paraquat-inducible protein A — protein: MSQPPYASELGLQLCHDCGLTCRLTDRDCPRCEAPLHQRKPNSIARTWALLIAALILYLPANTLPVMYTDMFGSGSENTILSGVVEFWKEGAWDIALLIFIASVVVPCMKFFVLGLLLICAQRRSRWAMRERAQLYRFIETIGYWSMLDVLVVALVAALVQFRALSTIEPRLGILFFGLVVVLTMLASMSFDPRLTWDAENDDVR
- a CDS encoding paraquat-inducible protein A, which codes for MPVTPNEQSLIICEHCDSVYRRLALARRQSAHCLRCGALLERGRHLNSDQLLALTLAAAILFLFANAFPIMQIGLQGLSNEATLWGTVEALAYGRITPIALVAGLSIIFAPGLQIILLAWVLVHARSGRIAPGFRTCMRALEHLRPWSMLEVCLLGILVAIIKLAGMLDVHPGIGLWAMAILTILILLIAGRDVRDLWDDLGVKPR